One region of Wyeomyia smithii strain HCP4-BCI-WySm-NY-G18 chromosome 3, ASM2978416v1, whole genome shotgun sequence genomic DNA includes:
- the LOC129727100 gene encoding venom serine protease Bi-VSP-like produces the protein MDLLILTFIVVHMILVNGQNDACSTPDGQSGICIMYNDCDFIMRLLVQNSQKRDPNIENFVIQSICGNRDTSQLVCCSALRFSQQTIATTTSGSFFFSNIQSVTTPVVPTNTVGLQNGQYRLPTNPIEMCGMSNASHSRVVGGVDAQRGAWPWIAVLGYRASNFDLTTGFRFLCGGTLITSRHVLSSAHCIQNLLFFVRLGEYDITSDNDGANPVDIYVEKTFVHEQYNAKTIQHDIALIRLQQNAPLSNAIKPICLPVEQAIRSADLTYYSPFVAGWGATSYRGPTASRLQEVQVVVVPIDQCAFNYQLYFPDQIFDNTVLCAGLPQGGKDSCQGDSGGPLMLPQRSSNGQYYYFNLIGIVSYGYECAKAGFPGVYVKVGPYIPWIESKLNL, from the exons ATGGATCTTCTGATATTGACATTCATTGTAGTGCATATGATTCTTGTTAACGGTCAAA ATGATGCTTGTTCAACTCCTGACGGGCAGTCTGGCATTTGTATAATGTATAACGACTGTGATTTCATTATGCGTCTTCTCGTCCAAAACTCCCAGAAGCGTGATCCAAATATAGAAAACTTTGTGATTCAAAGCATTTGTGGAAATCGCGACACCTCACAGCTG gTGTGCTGTTCTGCCCTTAGATTTTCGCAACAAACCATCGCAACCACTACCTCAGGATCATTTTTCTTCTCAAATATACAATCAGTTACCACTCCAGTGGTACCTACTAATACCGTTGGATTACAGAACGGACAATATAGATTACCAACAAATCCCATCGAAATGTGTGGGATGTCTAATGCATCCCATTCACGAGTCGTTGGTGGAGTGGATGCTCAACGAGGAGCTTGGCCGTGGATTGCTGTTTTAGGATACCGTGCAAGCAATTTCGATCTAACGACGGGATTTCGATTTCTTTGTGGAGGCACTCTAATAACCAGTAGACATGTGCTTAGTTCAGCGCATTGCattcaaaatttgttgttttttgtgCGACTAGGGGAGTATGATATAACATCCGACAATGATGGAGCGAACCCAGTcgatatttatgttgaaaaaacttTCGTCCACGAACAGTACAATGCGAAAACGATTCAACATGACATCGCTCTGATTCGTTTGCAGCAAAATGCACCACTTTCGAACGCCATCAAGCCCATTTGTTTACCGGTGGAGCAAGCGATACGTTCAGCTGACCTAACATATTACTCACCATTCGTTGCCGGTTGGGGTGCAACGTCATACCGAGGTCCAACCGCTAGCCGACTGCAAGAAGTACAGGTAGTTGTCGTGCCCATCGACCAGTGCGCCTTCAACTACCAGCTGTACTTTCCAGATCAGATATTCGACAATACGGTGCTTTGCGCTGGACTTCCTCAAGGCGGAAAAGATTCTTGTCAAGGCGATAGCGGTGGACCATTGATGTTGCCACAG CGTTCGAGTAATGGCCAATACTACTATTTCAACCTAATTGGAATTGTTTCCTACGGATATGAGTGTGCAAAGGCAGGTTTCCCAGGAGTGTACGTGAAGGTCGGACCGTACATTCCATGGATCGAATCGAAGCTGAATCTTTAA
- the LOC129727102 gene encoding uncharacterized protein LOC129727102 produces the protein MPLADICWKLLLFPWIAKFGQWKEICWLQFQTTTPFPFITLPNGYTFPSTTTTPSFTFIPLTTAPVNASTGTTALTTVTSVPSNTTTTAQNTSISTTTTFSTLTSTTFQTTQSTGTATTVTSPISSTLFTSPLTSTTFATTSGTTVSVSPTTQTIPTPPLTSTPGSSLFPTVTFTTPFPTSTISSGTLTTLPPITTVSNISPLPTFPTFLSTLYPPTTPGTVSTTATVCAPVPSTCPPTISVTPVAAAIDPRLLPRQLPNGCPCIDIRQQSYV, from the coding sequence ATGCCATTAGCTGATATTTGTTGGAAGTTGTTGCTGTTCCCGTGGATTGCTAAATTTGGTCAATGGAAGGAGATTTGCTGGCTTCAATTTCAGACGACAACTCCGTTTCCTTTTATCACGTTGCCAAACGGATACACCTTTCCTTCCACAACCACGACGCCATCGTTCACATTCATTCCGCTTACAACAGCACCCGTGAACGCTAGCACCGGAACAACTGCGTTAACCACAGTCACATCGGTTCCATCCAATACCACAACGACTGCCCAAAATACATCGATCAGCACTACTACTACGTTTTCCACGCTGACATCTACAACATTTCAGACGACACAATCTACTGGCACTGCAACAACTGTGACATCACCGATATCTTCAACATTGTTTACCTCACCCTTAACAAGTACGACCTTTGCTACCACCAGTGGAACTACCGTCAGTGTATCTCCAACAACTCAAACCATTCCAACGCCACCCTTAACGTCGACGCCAGGTTCTTCGCTTTTTCCAACAGTAACGTTCACTACACCTTTTCCCACAAGCACAATCTCTAGTGGAACTTTAACAACATTACCTCCAATTACCACAGTGTCTAATATATCACCTCTGCCAACTTTTCCCACTTTCTTGTCCACACTGTATCCACCTACAACGCCAGGTACCGTTTCTACCACAGCAACAGTTTGTGCACCTGTACCATCAACGTGTCCTCCGACCATTAGCGTTACCCCAGTAGCAGCAGCCATTGATCCTCGACTATTGCCTCGACAGCTACCCAACGGCTGCCCTTGCATAGATATCAGACAGCAGAGCtatgtttaa